Genomic window (Musa acuminata AAA Group cultivar baxijiao chromosome BXJ1-9, Cavendish_Baxijiao_AAA, whole genome shotgun sequence):
tgtgagatatccatcggagcccctattttattggatattcaataagcccctgaattattggatcctatggataagatccaataagagccaacgagggattattggatatagatatactaatctaagaggcttgagtagttggatggatatctaatacccaataaggcaggatccattagggctaagttgacaagggacctctataaataggaggaaaccaaagacCCATAAGCTAAAGGATTCGAGAGGAGGATGtttgacctcattcatcctctcctacagatttgTAGAAAttgagggatatacgatctccttatatAATATAACTATCTCATAcgtaatttttaattttacaaaTTTTGTATACCAATCTTCGTACAATGACAAAcaccctttttgaaaaatttaggatttttgttttctgtttttccgctgcgcatgagatgtcgcccctagatttcccaacaaagttAACCGGCAACCCAATTGGGACCTGACAATACAATAGAATAATATAATGGATAGCTTCCTTATGCCACACATTCTTGAACAAATGATAGAACAGTATTCAACGAATTCAGATAGGGACATTGAGGTGTTCACAATAGCAAAGTCTCGTACGTCATTTCATGGCATTTATATGTACAAGAAACTCTCAATGAGAAACtcttccaagaaaaaaaaaatggattcGTTATTTTTGTTTTGAATCAATGAGAAACTCTCAATTTACAATATATGTCATCATCGAAACTAGAGGGCACAACCGAGTCATCTTTATGAAAATGGAGAGTTTGATCATCGTCGAGCTTATCTGGAAAGGGTTCTCAATCCAGCTGTTCAGATTATTGCGTAGCAAATTTCGGATTTCTCTGATGTGCCTGGTCTCAAATCAAGGTGTCTGTAATTCTCACAACACACGTTAAGAGGCAAAGCATTGATTATGTCTGCATCGTACAGAGACTGGACACAAACCTTCCTCCTTGTTTCGATGTGATTCCTGGTTGGTCTGATTGCTATGGGGCTCAAAACTAGAAATTGCTCATTTGTTGGCCTAAACTCATAGATTTCAATTGTCACCAGATGAATAGAATAAGGTACTGGCAGGAGCATTTGCCCATCAACTCCTAGCAAGCATTTTGAGCCAAGGAAGAACACTTTCCAAGGATTACATGGCTGGTTTGTGGTGCCGGTGCCAAAGAGATACCTTGTTAGTGTCAAATTGCATACATTTTATATTCTCCATTGAACAATTCACTGTCTGACACCCCAGACACCGACCATGACCGTGATCGACTGAACGATGATCGCTGGATGCTTCTTAGTTTTTTGGCTTCGATCCGATGGACAATCACCCAGTAGATCATTGTGCCGAATGTTGTTGCTAGTATCACCGCCCCAATGATGGTCACTCCTATCGCCAGCCACCTCCCCTTGCGCCCCACAACGATGAAACAGAGGGCGAGGAATGCGATGCTGATGAGCACACAGGCTATCCACATTAATTTGTTGATGATGGCCATCATCTGCTTCTTGGCCTTGCTCTCGATCACGACCACCGAAGTCTGTACCACGACAACAGCCAAGGATATGAAGAGTGCTACTGAGTCGAAGACAAAGAAGATCATGAATGGTGTCTGATGTGCCACATTGGCTTCTCCTAGTGTGAGTCCAGGGGCGAGGTTATCGAACTCTACATATTCACCAGGAACTGTGAAGATGGCTGCAAATGCTACACTTGCAATGAGGACGGCGACGACAGTGTTGGAGTTGATCGCATTGGTGAGGCCCTCTTCATGGAGCTTGTTGATCCTTTTCACAATCCCCTGGACATGCCTTCTGGTCTGGCGGGCATGTTCGAGCTGGGAGTGAACCTCATGTTTTATGTCACTCACTGTCTGCTTTAGCTCGCGCGCAGGGTTCTGAGGAGGTCTAATAGTCCTTGCACTTTGAACACCGTGCTCCAGTAGTATGCTGATGATACCTGAATTCCCCATTTTCTCAGCAATGTCAAGTGCTGTCTCGCCTGATTTGTTGATGGCTTTGGTCTCAAGCTCCTTGATCTCAAGTAATCTCTTGATTATCTGCAAGTGGACATTACCACAAGTGAAATTGAATGGAAGACTGTCTCCAGAGTCACATTCTATGTAACAGAGTATTTGGAATGTGCTATTCTTCAGTTTCCAATCTTATAATCAAATGCAAAGCAGAAGCAAGTGATATGCTATTTGCATGGAGGAAAGCTCCTTTGTCTCAGCTCATGCTAAAGAAGTAATTGTCACTGGAGATTGGCAGTATAGAAAAGAAAATCAAAGTCCTCCTTTATCTATGTGTACAAATAACCATCAAGAAAATAAAGGATCAAATCTCTCGTCAGAATTCATGATATGCTAACAAAGAATTGTAGCTAGTAACTTCATGGGTCCAAGCTCACTGGCACAAGGCCAATTCAACCAGGTTCTTGTTTAGTGTAATCAAGCAATTCTTGGATCTTATTGGGGTTGCATCTAGGTTTAATTTAATTGTATTTGGAGAAGAATACTAAACAAATGAGCCTTTGAATCTGCCAATTTTCTTTATTCTAGAGGTGGATGGCTGGTTATTTTTGGGTCTTTGAGATTTTGTGAGACTAGTGACTCTTGCTCTTCCCAGTTTGTCAGGTGATCATCCATAGATAACTCAAGCTTTGTCTAAGAAGATGGCTGCAGATGATCTACAGAGAGAAGAGAATCAAGGTCCTAAAGCCTGCTTTGTATACCAAAGATCCTAGCCTAACTAGGATAAATGTTGAGAAGTGGAACATCATATGATGGGTTCTGTGGTGCTTTTTTGGCCTCACAGACCTAGTATCTTATCCCTGTTTTCACTCTTTCCTGGAAGCTGGTTCTAATTTCTCCATAAGTTCCCCCTAGTCATCTGTTTAATATGTTAATACTGTTatgaattatatattatttgacggacatatatatttataattctgCTCTCTTGTTTGTCATTAGAAAAGCAGAAGCCTAACTTAAGTTTAAGGCTCGGctcatttcatatttgaaatgaaaTTCTGTTCTAGCCATGCATTGATGAATctgaaaataacaaaataatcTTTCATCTTTACTATTACATTAGTAGCAAAACTTGATCCAAAGAACTCAGATTGCAAATTTTGTAATTGCTGACCCATAATTAATCACTTTCGAAAAGGATCCATATGTTAAAATGATTAGGATTTGTTTCATCCAAGACTTCCGCATTTAGACTAGCTTGTCTTAGGGGATAAAGAACATGTTATCTTTATAGGATAGCTAGTCTTCAAAAAAGAATATGATGACTTGCCTTCAGATTTCCTAAAATTGTATCATGCTAATGTTTTTCATTCATAGTTAGTAGCTAGACCCTTAAAACCCTATATGATTCATTGCTGCTCATTGTATAATTTCATGTAAATTGATACTCTATGGTTCCATATTAATACCTAAGATCCTCTGAAAAGAAAGGTTTACCATTCTTTAGCATCAAGGAAACTGCTAGCATCAATGAGTAAAGATAACAAGATATGATAGTAACTGAGGAGAAGTACAAGGGAAAAAAATACAACATATGCAAGTAAGCTAGTGTGAAATGTTAATCTTTTCAAAGTATCACAAATCACATGACATAACAGCTAGGCAAGGGCATCCAGACTGGTCTTGGCAGATCTAGTTGGAGACTTAAATTGCTTCAGAAATACCTTTCTGTGGTTTAATGTATATAGTACAGTGAAAAGATGATGAGTCTTGACAAGCAGGCATAATATCTAGTGTTATGGTTCAACAACCTTCTAAATTATAGAATAAGTTCCAGGATTAAGCTCCTGCTAATGAAGAAATATCCTCAATTACCTCAACTTCATAGGAGAGATATCCAATTAGATTTTAGAAAAAAACTTCAATAGAAAGAATTAGCAAGTTAGGAGTGTTATACCTGAGCCCGGCCTTTTCTTGCCGCAATATGCAATGCGGTGTTGCCCTTCGTGTCAACCGAGCTAATTAGATAGAGTTCATGTTCAAGAAGCTCCTCAACTAACTCTAGGCTTGTGCCCTTGGCTGCCATATGAAGTGCAGTCTGTCCTTTCTTATCAGTTCTGGTAGCAATTCCAGGTTCTTTTCTTAGAAGAGCCTTGACAACTTCCAAGTGTCCATTTCTTGCAGCAGAATGAAGGGCAGTCTTACCATTGCTCTTTGCAATTAGTGCAAGACTCTTATCAGCTTCTAATAGGAGATTCACCACCTCAATACGGCCTTGTGTTGCAGCAGTATGAAGTGCCGTGGTGTTTGAAAAGTCCACCGTGAGAGAGAGTTCTGGAAGAGCATTTAGCAGCTCCTTCACAACATCTGGTCAATTGAATTAAGACAAATGGGATAGTTTTAAAAAAGAGATATCAGTGTAAGCTCAGAATTTACTCGAGACAAGATTCTTCAGCTTCATAGGGTATGGTCCAACATGGCATCCCAATCAGATAACTAGCCGATCATACTATATCAACTTACTACACTTGTGCGACATCTGGATGTATGGGTGTTCATGTGATTAATGTCTTCCACTTGAACAATAATGAAAGGGATCTAGTAAAAGCTCACAATTgcactatttatcttaactaatgAACACCACAATCATAACCCCATTTTGACTAACTAATGATTGAAATAGCTTGGCTTTGAATAAAGCTTATGTGTCTGCTTCTATAATCCTTTATTATTAGTTTAAATTTATACAGACTATTTAGTGTCATGAGTTAAAACATTACTGACCTAGAGATAATTGAATATTTGCAAAGACAGATGGTCAGTTGCAAAATAAAATTAAGTCACTCATAGGAAACTTAGTAGCAAATGTCAAAGAATGAGCTTAGATATTAGCAATGCTCGGAGAGATGAGTCCTTCTCATATGCAGCCATGTTTCTAAAATAGCCTCAATATGTCTGCACTATTGTTGCCTCTTTGAACACTAATTTACAGGTTTATATGATCAGAAGAATAAAATGCAAGTGGAAATTAACTGAAGCATCCATGCGATTTTGTGTTCTGCACATTTTTCTTTAGGATAAACATAGAAGCCATTTCTTCTCCCAAACAAAAGAGCAAGAGCTATATTAAACCAGAACATTGCAGTTACGAAAATCATCCTGAGCATCAGAGGGCAGCAAAACAGAAATCCCAGAAGGGAAAGTCCCACGCCAAAGCGCCCTCTCCCTATTCAATTTCCCAAAATTGGCACCACTGGATGGCCTAAACTGAATATCCTTAATTACATTCAGATGCCATTTGAAAGCAATGCAAGAACACTAAATATGAAAGGCCATAATTCTAAAATTTTTAGAATATATCCAATATAAGGTTTCTTGTAAAGATAGTTTCACCATATCTACAAATGGTATTTTCACATAACATAAACAGTAATTGTGTTAGAACCAATACCTTCATCACCTTGCTTCGCTGCGATGTGTAGAGCATCATAACCATTCTTAGCCTTTATTCCAGCCATTGCAACATCATGATGCTTGATCATCTCTTGCACTAAATCGATATAGCCATACTCAGAAGCAACAAACAAAGCAGTCTCTCCGGCCTGATTCTGCTTACACAACAATTCCTTTAAATTCTCTTCATTGTTTCCCGAAAGGAACTCATTCACCACAGCTAAATTCCCTGCCCTGGCTGCAGAATGCAAGGGAGTGTCTTCTCGCTTTCCCGTCAGCTGCTTGGTTATCTTCTTCCGCCGCCCGACCGATGAGTCCATCTCGCTATCCTAATTACAGTAACGATTGCCTCTTATACGACAAAATTCCCAGATCTTTCAACAGCATATGCAACCCAAGATTCTGGCTACTATGCAGGGATTTTTGCCGAAGATAATGTCCCGAAGAACTCTCTCAACATAGCACCCTGCAGCCAAAAGCCACATGCCCTTTACCACATCGTGTTGTACCCTTTTTCCACCAATCCAACCTGGTTCACCACTATCCGGCCTATCTTCCATGCTTTACATTACTAGCAAACGAaacaaaagaaatgaaaaggaggaagaaaaagtTAAAGGAGTAAATGTGCAGCTGCGGATCCGCCCTTCTTAATCCTCCACATCCGCACCACATTCCTTGCAACAGAACTAACGAATGAAATGCTACTGCTTTCAATTTAAAACAAGGAAAAagagtaacaaagatgaaaagggAACTGAAGACAACCACCCACATGACCTGAACAGTATTCAATTAGCATGATGGGGGAGCACACCGGCTCCACTCAGCTCCGGACATCGCCAAGAACCCCCAAAAAGATTTCATTTTGGAACAATTAGAAAGGCCTCTAGCGCGGAGAAGAACATCGAGAGCGATGAGAGCATTTGGCAGGAGGGATTCGAATACCTTAACGTTGCGCAGAGAATGATCCAAGACCCCAGCGGATCTCCCCCGATTCCTGGCGGGTGCCATGAGGGCGCCTTGCCTCTCACCCAATGACGAGGAAGACGTCCATTTCGATTCATTCCAAACGGGGACGAAGGCATATATATTCCCATCAATTATAGAACAAACTATATATAATGATCCAAGGCACGAAGCATGTGAAGGTGGCATTATAGCTTCGAATAAAGACGAAAACCAACAAAAAAAGGTTAAAATAAGAGAGAATTTGACAGCGACCGATTGACCGTTGACGTGGCGACATCGTGGATGGGACCCGATCTTCTGAGAATGTGTTGGCGGTCCGCGTCGTCCCACCTCAGGGATCCGACTGTCGTGGTCGCTCGTGGGTCCTGTTGCGTGAGGCCGAGCGCTTGCTGTTGTCGTCTCGCTTACCTCTCGCGTCATTCGACCTGTTCCCAATCAAATTCAAGGTATAGCCATGGGTAGCTAGTTTATAGTGAGAAAAGTATTTCTTTCGGTTTGGGTTTCTGGTACTCCGGACGTGCGGGTCGCGCCGCGTGTTTGACACGAACTGGAGTCGTTGTCTCCAGTTTACAACCACCGGGCCCACGATGGGTCCCACTCTATGGCCCAGGTTCGTTATCAGGAACATTTACGAATTATTattacaatatatacatatatatatatatatatatatatatatatatgtatgtatgtaattaCTTATCGGCTTCATCGCTTCTCTTTCCTCGTGTGGGTGGTTCTCCGTACAGCCTGGCAACCTTCGCGTGGCCATGGCGGTTCCTTGCGTTGGGTAGCGCATGGGAGGGGGAGGAGAACGAAGAAGATGACGATCCAAATCGAAATGGGTAATGGATTTCTTCCTTACCTAGCCATCTCGTTGCGCCCCGGTTGCTCTTGTGCGTGGCATTATTCCGCTCTTAATTGTTCGATCAGGAGGAGCGAGGGACCCCGAATGGGGACTGGCGAGCGTAAACCAGAGCCCACGCTTGCCGCCCGTCCGTGTGCTGGTCCTGTCGGGATCCGGTAAGCGCATTGACCAAGAGGTGGTGTTTTCACCCTCGTCGGCGCCCGCCACGCCGGCCCTGGTGCTGTCCAACTCCGGGAAGCGGATGGACCCGTCGGGGAAGAAGAAGTACGTGAAGCAGGTGACCGGGCGGCACAACGACACGGAGCTGCATCTCGCGGCGCAGCGCGGGGACCTCGCGGCGGTGCGGATGATCCTCGGCGAGATCGAGGCGCTGATGACGGGGACGGCGGTGGGAGCGGACTTCGACGCCCAGGTGGCGGAGATACGGGCCGCCGTGGTGAACGACGTCAACGAGGTGGATGAGACGGCGCTGTTCACGGCGGCCGAGAAAGGGTTTCTCGATGTGGTGGTGGAGCTGCTCAAGTACTCCGACCAGGAGAGCCTTATGAGGAGGAACAAATCCGGATTTGATGCTCTCCATATCGCTGCCAGAGAAGGACACCAAGGTGAGGGCTTTCATTTCTCGACTTCATTAATTGTGCTGTTGTTTTCTAGCCCTAATTTTTGTTATTGTTCCCGTCCGATTGGTTGTCTATTAATCTGCCTCAAATGGTAGAACTGATGTAGGAAAGGATTGATTGTAAATTCACTGGCACACACTAGTAAATTCCCTTGGACCATTCCTTAGATCTTAATGCTTCTACTTTTAAACTAATTAAACTCCTATGAGGTGCATAAAGTTCTAGACTTCCTTGGTTCTGTTCCTTTTAGTACTAAATGTGAAACTTTGTGTGATCGAACAAATTAATGCATTAGGAGGTTTACAATGCCCTCTCAGTTGAACTTTCTTTAGAGttacaaagaagagatatttCCTACACTTCCTTTTGCTGTTACATGCCGAACTATTTCAACTTGTTTAAGAAAATTAGCAGAAGGCTGTGTCGAAGATTTGTGTATTTTGTTGGACAGTCTGTGATTTGTGAATACTTCTTGACTATAACAAACTGAAACGTGGCCATTGCTCTTCTTCTCAAGAAGCTGTAGCTCTCCCAAACTTGTAGAACAATTATCTGAACAATTTTATAGAGCTTTTTTGTATTTTCAACTTCGTTTCAACATTCAAAAGTGTTTACTGTTTATACTTTGTTCAGTTAATACTTTCTTTATACCTGTTGATGTAGGTCTTTCTTTGAATACATTTGTGTTGTCAATTTTCATCAGGATGCATCAGCATTATTGTTTTTTGATTCTTTAAAGTCCTCTAGAACTCAGACTCAGGTCACCTTCTTCTTAAATGTCTGCCTTGCCTTTATCAAGCAAAGGAAGTCCTATTATAAGCTATTGGTTACACTCTTTATTCCAGTATATTGTTTGCTTGACTTCTTTCTGAATGTTTGTCCATGGAATAATAGATCTTGCTCTATCTAATAAGTGATGTACAGCAATTGTTCAGGTGCTTATAGGATGTAACCCAGCTCTTGTCAAAACTTTTGGTCAATCAAATGCAACTCCCCTTATAACTGCAGCAACAAGAGGACATACTGAAGTTGTAAATCTCTTGCTTGAACAAGATCCTAGCTTAATTGAGTTATCGAAAAACAACGGAAAAAATGCCCTGCACTTTGCTGCACGACAGGGTCATGTGGAAATTGTAAAAGCACTACTAGGAAAGGATTCACAACTTGCCAGAAGGACCGATAAGAAAGGGCAGACTGCTTTGCATATGGCAGTGAAGGGAACATGTTGTGGGGTTGTTAAAGCCCTTGTGGATGCTGATCCAGCACTTGTGATGCTTCCAGACAGAGCAGGGAACACAACATTACATGTCGCCGCAAGAAAAAAACGTGTAGAGGTATTATTACTTCATTATGTCTTTTGGTTACATTTGGCTTGAGTTGCTATTTCTTTTGTTTGAACACGGAGTGCCAGTCTCATTCTGGTGCTCTGATTTAAGTTGCTTAGATTAACTGCATTATCTATTCCACGTTGTTGCACTTATGCTTCAGCTACTCGTAAGAAGTTTCAGAACAGGCTTGAATGAGACATAGAAAGTTTACCCTCTGACTAGTTGCTTTGCCAAAAATTACATGTGCACATTCAATGACTCTAGGAAGCAGTCATTAAATGAAGGTGACCATTGAGTTTAGCTTGGGTCAGCTGGATTAGCCATCAGAAGTTATATATATAACTTCTGTTTTTTATTTAGGTTTGAGTACTTGGATTATTTGAAGTTTTGTTGGTGTGTCGATTAACTCATTGTCATCGTTGCTAATATCGATGATTAGATTCAGCTTGTTTTGTGCATATTTCAAATTCTTGTCACTTCTTGCAGATAGTTAATCTTCTACTGCTCCTCCCAGAAACTAATGTGAACACATTGACCAGAGATCATAAAACTGCTCTTGATATTGTTGACGGCCTGCCTCTTTCTGAAGAGTCTGCTGACATTAAGGACTGCTTATCTCGTTGTGGGGCATGCAGAGCCGATGAACTAAACCAGCCACGAGATGAGCTGCGGCAGACTGTAACCGAGATTAAAAATGATGTTCACATACAGCTTGAGCAGAGCCGGAAAACAAACAAAAATGTCCACGGTATCGCTAAGGAGCTCAAGAAACTTCACAGTGAAGGCATTAACAATGCCACCAACTCTGTCACCGTGGTTGCTGTGCTCTTTGCTACCGTGGCTTTCGCGGCTATCTTTACGGTCCCCGGTGGAACCGATGACAATGGAGCTGCAGTAGTTGCACAAAAGGGGAGCTTCAAGGTATTTTTCATCTTTAATGCTATTGCTCTGTTCACCTCACTGGCCGTGGTGGTGGTTCAGATAACGCTGGTCAGGGGAGAAATGAAGGCGGAGAGGCGTGTCGTCGAGGTTATAAACAAGTTGATGTGGCTGGCCTCCGTATGCACCAGCGTTTCTTTTATTGCCTCGTCCTATA
Coding sequences:
- the LOC135581753 gene encoding ankyrin repeat-containing protein At5g02620-like, which gives rise to MDSSVGRRKKITKQLTGKREDTPLHSAARAGNLAVVNEFLSGNNEENLKELLCKQNQAGETALFVASEYGYIDLVQEMIKHHDVAMAGIKAKNGYDALHIAAKQGDEDVVKELLNALPELSLTVDFSNTTALHTAATQGRIEVVNLLLEADKSLALIAKSNGKTALHSAARNGHLEVVKALLRKEPGIATRTDKKGQTALHMAAKGTSLELVEELLEHELYLISSVDTKGNTALHIAARKGRAQIIKRLLEIKELETKAINKSGETALDIAEKMGNSGIISILLEHGVQSARTIRPPQNPARELKQTVSDIKHEVHSQLEHARQTRRHVQGIVKRINKLHEEGLTNAINSNTVVAVLIASVAFAAIFTVPGEYVEFDNLAPGLTLGEANVAHQTPFMIFFVFDSVALFISLAVVVVQTSVVVIESKAKKQMMAIINKLMWIACVLISIAFLALCFIVVGRKGRWLAIGVTIIGAVILATTFGTMIYWVIVHRIEAKKLRSIQRSSFSRSRSWSVSGVSDSELFNGEYKMYAI
- the LOC103996922 gene encoding ankyrin repeat-containing protein ITN1-like; protein product: MTIQIEMGGARDPEWGLASVNQSPRLPPVRVLVLSGSGKRIDQEVVFSPSSAPATPALVLSNSGKRMDPSGKKKYVKQVTGRHNDTELHLAAQRGDLAAVRMILGEIEALMTGTAVGADFDAQVAEIRAAVVNDVNEVDETALFTAAEKGFLDVVVELLKYSDQESLMRRNKSGFDALHIAAREGHQAIVQVLIGCNPALVKTFGQSNATPLITAATRGHTEVVNLLLEQDPSLIELSKNNGKNALHFAARQGHVEIVKALLGKDSQLARRTDKKGQTALHMAVKGTCCGVVKALVDADPALVMLPDRAGNTTLHVAARKKRVEIVNLLLLLPETNVNTLTRDHKTALDIVDGLPLSEESADIKDCLSRCGACRADELNQPRDELRQTVTEIKNDVHIQLEQSRKTNKNVHGIAKELKKLHSEGINNATNSVTVVAVLFATVAFAAIFTVPGGTDDNGAAVVAQKGSFKVFFIFNAIALFTSLAVVVVQITLVRGEMKAERRVVEVINKLMWLASVCTSVSFIASSYIVVGRHFEWAAVLVTLIGGVIMAGVLGTMTFYVVKTKRTRSMRKREKSMRSGSNSWHHPSEFSDSEIDSIYAI